The Vairimorpha necatrix chromosome 1, complete sequence genome contains a region encoding:
- a CDS encoding isoleucine-tRNA ligase (IARS1): MDFNFNFSMNEIESKILKFWKDNKCFEKSNELSKNKKRYTFYDGPPFATGLPHYGHILAGTVKDIVTRYQYQHDKHVDRRFGWDCHGLPVEFEIDKKLGINQKSQILEMGIDKYNAECKSIVMKFSNEWKDTVEKMGRWVDFDNGYKTMDRSFMASVWYIFSQLYKKGFIYRGYRVMPFSSGCMTTLSNSEAKSNYKEVKDISVVVSFPLKTPLFDKEVSLLAWTTTPWTLPSNCGLIINKNFEYQIFEINKKYYVMLSNKIDEWFKKDVIKHESFKGEILLNLEYEQPFEYFEELRNRGFFRVLEGNFVSDQDGTGIVHAAPAFGEEDYNCFVENKLIKQNDMVPCPIDENGRFTEEVEDFKGIYIKDADKKIIDFLKEKILIQKKIIHNYPFCWRSETPLIYKLVPSWFIRVSDSVDKLVKNNEMINWIPKNIKYKKFGHWLENAKDWAFSRTRFWGTPIPIWANEDFSEILCVESADELSKLSGREISDLHMEFIDDIVLTVNGKSLRRIPEVFDCWFESGSMPYGQNNWPFKETDKFDLNLLEQEIDENNNLINQEVIYYDNKKLENFPADFIGEGIDQTRGWFYTLHVISTLLFDKPAFKNVIVNGIVLAENNKKMSKKDKNYPDPNIVMRSYGADSLRMYLVSSPVVEADNLTFREDGVKDVSKSLIIPWMNILKFYNESAPEKSEQELELDSWIKHSFNSFVSSVSSLMDKYELSKVQGLALKFIDDLSNWYLRIHREEIRAGNTRVLSDILKGFSVVLAPFVPFFSEYCYQCVLSIKARSNKKETKEIQSVHFEIYPKVNKIMTHSFNKSKEIIDTIRYLRDKHTISLKTPLKEVRIISETSFLNEVEKYANTIIKECHLLNLKFINEKEVKELKIEYKAKPCFENLKKDEKSMGKNIKMIKNLNQEEIKALNNANLSETMFDIKRENVLIEKNVSYPTGLCKAMKEYVILIDDTIDNEVIEKKTAREFNSFIQKLRKSCGLKIEDSVNVEIANEFVKKATLKFYSINFSTQGKIVSPCEDETRQDLFTFENKKFKVILRTQ, translated from the coding sequence ATGgatttcaattttaatttcagCATGAACGAAATCGAGTCCAAAATTCTGAAATTTTGGAAAGACAACAAATGTTTTGAAAAGAGCAATGAGTtgagtaaaaataaaaagagatACACTTTCTACGATGGGCCTCCCTTCGCCACTGGCCTTCCTCATTATGGCCATATACTAGCTGGTACAGTGAAAGATATTGTTACTAGATATCAATACCAACATGACAAACATGTAGACAGAAGATTCGGCTGGGACTGCCATGGCCTTCCTGTGGAATTTGAAATTGACAAGAAATTGGGCATAAACCAGAAGAGtcaaattttagaaatggGCATTGACAAATACAATGCAGAATGTAAATCAATAGTCATGAAATTTAGTAATGAGTGGAAAGACACAGTAGAGAAAATGGGAAGATGGGTTGATTTTGACAATGGGTATAAAACAATGGACAGAAGTTTCATGGCTAGTGTCTGGTATATTTTCTCCCAGttgtataaaaaagggTTTATTTACAGAGGCTACAGAGTCATGCCTTTTTCCAGTGGCTGCATGACGACACTGAGCAATTCAGAGGCCAAgtcaaattataaagaagtCAAGGATATTTCAGTAGTAGTGTCATTCCCACTAAAAACACCTCTTTTTGACAAAGAAGTGTCTCTACTGGCTTGGACTACAACCCCGTGGACTCTTCCTTCAAATTGCGGcttaattataaacaagAATTTCGAGTACCAAATATtcgaaattaataaaaaatattacgTCATGCTTTCCAATAAAATCGACGAGTGGTTTAAAAAAGACGTCATCAAGCACGAATCTTTTAAGGGCGaaattttactaaatttGGAATATGAGCAGCCTTTTGAATATTTCGAAGAATTAAGAAATAGAGGATTTTTTAGAGTACTAGAAGGGAATTTCGTCTCTGACCAAGATGGTACAGGAATTGTCCACGCTGCCCCTGCATTTGGTGAAGAAGATTACAATTGTTTTGTAGAAAACaaacttataaaacaaaatgacATGGTCCCTTGTCCGATTGATGAAAATGGAAGATTTACAGAAGAAGTAGAAGATTTTAAAGGAATTTACATAAAAGACgcagataaaaaaatcatagattttttaaaagagaaaattttaatacaaaaaaagataattcACAATTATCCTTTTTGTTGGAGATCTGAGACGCCTTTAATTTACAAACTTGTTCCAAGTTGGTTTATTAGAGTCTCAGATTCTGTAGACAAATTAGtgaaaaataatgaaatgataaattggatacctaaaaatataaaatataagaaatttgGTCACTGGTTGGAAAATGCCAAAGATTGGGCATTTTCTCGGACTAGATTTTGGGGGACACCAATTCCAATTTGGGCCAATGAAGATTTCAGTGAAATTTTGTGCGTGGAATCTGCGGACGAATTATCAAAACTCAGTGGTAGAGAAATTTCGGATTTACACATGGAATTTATTGACGACATAGTTTTGACTGTAAATGGGAAATCTTTAAGAAGAATTCCTGAAGTCTTTGATTGCTGGTTCGAGTCTGGGAGTATGCCATACGGACAAAATAATTGGCCATTTAAAGAAACAGAcaaatttgatttaaatttactaGAACAAGAAATtgatgaaaataataatttaataaatcaagAAGTGATTTACTacgataataaaaaactggAAAATTTCCCGGCAGATTTTATAGGTGAAGGAATTGATCAAACAAGAGGGTGGTTTTACACTTTACACGTCATTTCTACTTTATTGTTTGATAAACCTGCCTTTAAAAATGTCATAGTCAATGGAATTGTACTAGctgaaaataataagaaaatgtctaaaaaagataaaaattatccTGACCCGAATATTGTCATGCGTTCTTATGGGGCTGATAGTCTGAGAATGTATTTGGTTTCGTCTCCTGTTGTAGAGGCCGATAATTTGACTTTTAGAGAAGACGGCGTCAAAGACGTCAGTAAAAGCTTGATAATTCCATGGAtgaacattttaaaattttacaatgaGTCAGCGCCAGAAAAATCAGAACAAGAATTAGAATTGGACTCTTGGATTAAACACAGTTTCAATTCCTTCGTCTCTTCAGTCAGTTCGCTGATGGACAAATACGAATTGTCAAAAGTCCAGGGACTTGCCttgaaatttattgatGATTTGTCAAATTGGTACCTTAGAATTCACAGGGAAGAAATCAGAGCTGGAAATACGAGAGTATTGTCAGACATTCTAAAAGGCTTTAGTGTCGTCTTGGCTCCTTTTGTTCCATTTTTCAGTGAATATTGTTACCAATGTGTCCTATCAATAAAAGCAagatcaaataaaaaagagacAAAAGAAATTCAATCAGTGCATTTTGAAATCTACCCGAAagtaaacaaaattatgaCTCATAGTTTCAATAAGtcaaaagaaattattgaCACAATAAGATATCTGAGAGATAAACATACGATAAGTCTAAAGACACCACTAAAAGAAGTCAGAATTATTTCCGAgacttcatttttaaatgaagTAGAAAAATATGCCAACACGATCATCAAAGAATGccatttattaaatctgaaatttataaacgAAAAAGAAGTCAAAGAACTGAAAATCGAGTACAAAGCCAAGCCTTGTTTCGAAAATCTAAAGAAAGACGAGAAATCTATGgggaaaaatataaaaatgataaaaaatttaaaccaAGAAGAAATCAAAGCACTAAATAATGCAAATTTATCAGAGACAATGTTTGACATAAAACGagaaaatgttttaattgaGAAAAATGTGTCTTATCCTACGGGACTTTGTAAAGCAATGAAAGAATATGTCATTTTAATTGACGACACGATAGACAACGAAGTTatagaaaagaaaacagCGAGAGAATTTAACAGTTTTATACAGAAATTAAGGAAATCTTGTGGACTCAAAATTGAAGATTCTGTAAATGTCGAAATTGCCAATGAATTTGTCAAAAAGGCgactttgaaattttattctataaattttagtaCACAAGGGAAAATTGTAAGTCCATGTGAAGATGAAACAAGACAAGATTTATTTACatttgaaaataagaaatttaaagttATCTTAAGAactcaataa
- a CDS encoding putative SP-containing membrane protein: MRLILYFLYLFSALATVNQTNNNMTDSLKNIFKSNDSEQHCNVLRNFARRTLFPLDSILKLAELIWDVVINHPIFKRIIQKDNLTTIFETKADILKYDYVNTFSGHFYQNYFWNSESLTDQEVRFIDKIAWETRSILRSLRFCNGDEIFNSESTNSTIQRIVNENICYKSNGIDKFPYIFYKRCKHLYSHFERCLLTKNNKVDFLGDIKRNQVGVMSSECSGDQYDFKKINMSVHHDHYSLLNMSNTKISYDFTNTTDNSIENGTNIYSYVAKRTVLRSIGESLSSSTNTSPFIVIDMFLFLVVIFLVYIIYKKYYKKKINLLRNSTNVPSTNEESV; this comes from the coding sequence ATGAGGTtaatactttattttttatacttgtTTTCGGCATTGGCTACTGTAAAtcaaacaaataataatatgaCTGATTcacttaaaaatatttttaaatctaatGACTCTGAACAGCATTGCAAtgttttaagaaattttgcAAGAAGAACTTTATTCCCATTAGATTCTATTCTTAAACTTGCTGAACTTATTTGGGATGTTGTCATTAATCATCCTATATTTAAAAGGATAATTCAAAAAGACAATCTTACAACGATCTTTGAGACAAAGGCagatatattaaaatatgattaCGTAAATACTTTCTCGGgtcatttttatcaaaattatttctggAATTCCGAGTCATTAACAGATCAAGAAGTGAGgtttattgataaaatcGCATGGGAAACACGATCAATTTTGAGATCATTGAGGTTTTGTAATGGagatgaaatttttaattcggAATCGACTAATAGTACGATTCAAAGGATAgttaatgaaaatatttgctATAAATCTAACGGTATTGATAAGTTcccttatattttttataagagaTGTAAACATCTTTATAGTCATTTCGAGAGATGTTTACTGACAAAGAATAATAAAGTGGATTTTCTCGGAGACATTAAAAGAAATCAAGTGGGTGTGATGAGTTCAGAATGTTCTGGAGATCAATAcgattttaagaaaattaatatgtCCGTCCATCATGATCATTACAGTTTACTTAATATGAGCAATACTAAAATATCTTATGATTTTACTAATACGACCGATAATAGTATTGAAAATGGTACTAACATATATAGTTATGTTGCTAAACGAACGGTTTTAAGATCAATTGGTGAATCTTTGTCTTCATCTACAAATACTAGTCCATTTATCGTCATTGATATGTTCTTATTTCTAGTAGTTATTTTCTTAGTATATATAatctacaaaaaatactataagaaaaaaataaatttgctAAGAAACTCTACGAATGTGCCATCCACGAACGAAGAATCCGTATAA
- a CDS encoding general negative regulator of transcription subunit 1 CDC39 (CDC39) has product MDKNFKKQEVDDNLELKEILEKQDPENVNKDFMIHLLTKLKISRKIGHKEIAKMILFMADFPERNWNIKNIMEVLKSNLEEINWRDVYSCFLEEEFTIWSLDSLYVIIDCWVCISGIITVPYEIFFKKWKNLRSQIYFIRLIIESDEKKTQLYSNVFFTKILKQDETRMTRYKNNLNYESTFNCVELFECIKSLDSNILIEQISKKAPEWCAAGLSYIYPHFEKFLDDLIINFLRGSSNNFIFYILFRNIPKILLKKLSSFISQGISLSKILDVILEHKMLPQVSEDLDPPNICLDIIILSSVRDHLNLGIWIQNNLNSKKDQFAKILINYLEIKIQEMNLNQNEIRNDKSIENINREIKDMNLNNRENLMIDKLFPLTVEILINIVKSIEQNQNKLAYETLTKFNNLKKQIPLVIKLKKGNENNVDEQASSFISSIINSQLSIQDGLEYIKNMQNGDTNMKDLSYKIFTTLIENYQALYKLPNSDLLAIFYGELIKNLIIPKAFLKISLKYLKDSLAFPETEREFHFAFKCLEKFIRTMPKFLEEIENIENVKKNLLKKDLILVDETFYSRITFNELIETSLKINITNEFINIEQKISSENLNSANLNDLIFGIFFNLYKEETPLIFKFLNNLNQKISANLLISSLQIVNSLLNLTIEKETEFIKKLGKLVGNLTLAKNRIIILDKFDFKKFLIKSVEGRRIKLGIFFISSFLKEGKKGKIFIPKNPWLMSILNLLGNLQTCTLKEIRKEIEELFKYFEIEIKPKEVEFFKFRSREYLLEYKIQLNNTKDITNIYNNKEDLEIFKHAVFLALDFSIREIAEAIIDKACEISIKTGMKLFKSIKIEKGKEFVLFRNLLVNLTKSLCFVSAQEPIRACMSGNISYFLKLVNLEINPEEIHKIVNDNQEICINLIQRAATSKISDCVNEYFKNTEINEGTGNFINLKILENNSHLEKINIKPIEASEFQELKSHFLQISRRKTGTMDFISEEWHNLIKNNKEEDFEKIKKYILKSEDKDLECTKLCKYLIGHLIKNSSHKDIKNGHLQKTEHPKRGEQDTTSHTRNNSDMIFIRLKDIFNISNRTQKEVQNWIIYSNDTRKYNEKFISKFIEFQLINLVEFDQALARNIKNEENLEEILNLISNLITGDIQICTVYDFIASLESLANFSDNSKIYDFFQKISSYMFLFENSNLSEFEEFIKSEKYSIFTDYKKIRNLPQNLNIKSAFKSSWEHFVRHHKLPTLFCYQKVDLIPQIIKNTISLYIKDTLEVFIDAYNRRNYLFIKFYTRFIIKLLDILDESSENLKIIYDLLNLLKPSSVPFFTTGYLEIMQHKFVKRLFDFNMAEEILKVLNVNEKFIYPCTKIFMNIKDNKNFLKVYGIYLSYICNYKYIHLRNIFNRYRDNIQYLENQNLYFKIRRMLQSNTIVLKDFMNNSTFILCIIDNLNEKNLISVYANNILRNFINEKILVNKIITLVWIYNKCECVPLGLKMFYEELKKNEWVVKIIDSLESKFNK; this is encoded by the coding sequence ATGGAcaagaattttaaaaaacaagaagtTGACGACAATCtagaattaaaagaaatctTAGAAAAACAAGATCCAGAAAATGTTAACAAGGATTTCATGATCCATTTACTTACTAAACTTAAAATTAGTAGAAAAATCGGACATAAAGAAATCGCCAagatgattttatttatggCAGATTTCCCAGAGAGAAATTGGAATATTAAGAATATTATGGAAGtattaaaaagtaatttagaagaaattaattGGCGAGATGTTTATTCTTGCTTTTTAGAGGAAGAATTTACTATTTGGTCTCTTGATAGTTTATATGTTATTATTGATTGTTGGGTTTGTATTAGTGGAATAATTACAGTGCCTTAtgaaatattctttaagaAATGGAAGAATTTGAGAtctcaaatttattttataaggTTGATAATTGAAAGTGACGAGAAGAAGACGCAATTATATtcaaatgtattttttactaaaatattaaaacaagATGAGACGAGAATGAcgagatataaaaataatctgaATTATGAAAGCACTTTTAATTGTGTGGAACTTTTCGAGTGTATAAAAAGTCTCGATTCTAACATTTTGATAGAacaaatttctaaaaaggCGCCCGAATGGTGCGCAGCAGGACTTTCTTACATTTATCCACATTTTGAGAAATTTCTAGATGATTTGataattaatttcttaAGAGGCTCttctaataatttcatattttacattttatttagaaatattccCAAGATTTTACTTAAGAAATTGTCAAGTTTCATTTCTCAAGGAATTTCTCTTAGTAAAATTTTGGATGTTATTTTAGAGCACAAAATGTTACCACAAGTCAGTGAAGATTTAGATCCAccaaatatttgtttagatataataatattaagtTCAGTAAGAgatcatttaaatttaggAATATGgatacaaaataatttaaacaGTAAAAAAGATCAATTTgccaaaattttaataaattatttagagATAAAAATCCAAGAGATGaatttaaatcaaaatgaaattagaaatgataaaagtatagaaaatataaatagagAAATTAAAGATATGAATCTTAATAAtagagaaaatttaatgattGACAAATTATTCCCTTTGACAGtggaaattttaattaatattgtcAAATCTATAGAACAAAATCAGAACAAACTCGCTTACGAAACATTGACAAAAtttaacaatttaaaaaagcaaATTCCTTTAGtcataaaattgaaaaaaggaaatgaaaataatgtCGACGAACAGGCTTCgtcttttatttcttcaattataaattcCCAATTGTCAATCCAAGATGGTCTcgaatatattaaaaatatgcaaAATGGAGATACAAATATGAAAGATTtatcttataaaatattcacTACCTTGATAGAAAATTATCAGGCCTTGTATAAATTGCCCAATTCTGATCTACTAGCCATATTTTACGGGGAACTTATTAAGAATTTGATAATTCCCAAAgctttcttaaaaataagcctgaaatatttaaaagattcCCTTGCTTTTCCAGAGACAGAAAGGGAATTTCATTTCGCTTTTAAATGTCTtgagaaatttataaggaCGATGCCgaaatttttagaagaaatcgagaatattgaaaatgtaaagaaaaatttattgaaaaaagatTTGATTTTAGTAGATGAGACATTTTACTCAAGAATAACATTTAATGAATTAATAGAAACATCTCTAAAGATTAATATAACAAATgagtttataaatattgagCAGAAAATATCAAGTGAGAATTTAAATTCTGCAAATTTAAATGATCTAATTTTTGgaatattctttaatttgTACAAAGAAGAAACACCTTTGattttcaaatttctaaataatttaaaccAGAAAATTAGtgcaaatttattaatttcaagTTTACAAATTGTAAATTCTTTACTAAATTTGACAATAGAAAAAGAAActgaatttataaaaaaattgggAAAATTAGTGGGAAATTTGACACTAGCAAAAAACagaataataattttagacaaatttgattttaagaaatttttaataaaatctgTAGAAGGAAGAAGAATCAAATTgggtatattttttataagttcttttttaaaagaaggtAAAAAAGGCAAGATTTTTATACCTAAAAATCCGTGGTTAATgtcaattttaaatttattgggAAATTTACAGACTTGTacattaaaagaaataagaaaagaaatagaagaactttttaaatattttgagaTAGAAATTAAACCCAAAGAagtagaattttttaaatttagaagtagagaatatttattagaatataaaatacaattaaataatacaaaAGACATTActaatatttacaataataaagaagatttggaaatatttaaacatGCCGTCTTTTTGGCTTTAGATTTTAGTATTAGAGAAATAGCAGAAGCAATAATCGACAAAGCATGCgaaatttcaataaaaacaggaatgaaattatttaaatctataaaaatagaaaaaggTAAAGAATTCGTcttatttagaaatttacTAGTAAATCTCACTAAATCTTTATGTTTCGTCTCGGCCCAAGAACCAATCAGAGCTTGTATGTCTGGAAATATAAGTTATTTCTTAAAACttgtaaatttagaaattaacCCTGAAgaaattcataaaattgtaaatgACAATCAAgaaatttgtataaatttaatccAAAGAGCAGCAACTTCAAAAATCTCAGATTGTgtaaatgaatattttaaaaatacagaAATAAATGAAGGAACAgggaattttataaatttaaaaatattagaaaataattcacatttagaaaaaattaatataaaaccAATAGAAGCTTCAGAATTTCAAGAATTAAAATctcattttttacaaattagTAGAAGGAAAACAGGCACAATGGATTTTATAAGTGAAGAATGGcacaatttaataaaaaataataaagaagaagattttgagaaaattaagaaatatattttgaagAGTGAAGATAAAGATTTAGAATGTACAAAATtatgtaaatatttaatagggcatttaattaaaaatagtagccacaaagatataaaaaatggtCATTTACAAAAAACTGAGCACCCCAAAAGAGGTGAACAAGATACAACTAGCCACACGAGGAATAATTCAGATATGATTTTCATAAGACTTAAagacatttttaatatctcAAATAGAACTCAAAAAGAAGTACAAAATTGGATAATTTATTCTAATGatacaagaaaatataatgaaaaatttataagtaaatttatagaatttcaattaataaatttagtgGAATTTGATCAAGCACTAgcaagaaatataaaaaatgaagaaaatttagaagaaattctaaatttaattagtaATTTAATTACAGGAGATATTCAAATTTGTACAGTTTACGACTTCATTGCCTCTTTAGAAAGTCTGGCGAATTTTAGTGAcaattctaaaatttatgacTTTTTTCAGAAAATAAGCTCGtacatgtttttatttgaaaattcaaatttGTCGGAATTtgaagaatttataaaatcagaaaaatattcaatttttacagattataaaaagattagAAATTTACCCCAAAatcttaatattaaatcaGCCTTTAAATCTTCTTGGGAACATTTTGTCAGGCATCATAAACTTCCaactttattttgttaTCAAAAAGTAGATTTAATCCctcaaataataaaaaatacaataagtttgtatataaaagacACATTAGAAGTTTTTATAGACGCATACAATAGAaggaattatttatttataaaattttatacaagatttataataaaattactaGATATTTTAGATGAGTCATcagaaaatttgaaaattatttacgatcttttaaatttattaaaaccTTCAAGTGTCCCATTTTTCACTACTGgatatttagaaattatgCAGCacaaatttgtaaaaagatTATTCGATTTTAACATGGCAGAAGAAAtcttaaaagttttaaatgtaaatgagaaatttatttaccCTTGtactaaaatattcatgaatataaaagataataaaaacttctTAAAAGTTTATGGAATATATTTAAGttatatttgtaattataaatatattcatttaagaaatatatttaatagaTACAGAGATAATATtcaatatttagaaaatcaaaatttatattttaaaattagaagGATGTTACAAAGCAATACAATTGTactaaaagattttatgaataatagtacatttattttatgcaTAATTGACAATTTAAatgagaaaaatttaataagtgTTTATGCAAATAATATTCtgagaaattttataaatgagaAAATACttgttaataaaattatcacTTTGGTCtggatttataataaatgtgAATGTGTGCCTTTAGGacttaaaatgttttatgaggaattaaaaaagaatgaaTGGGTAGTGAAAATTATTGATTCTTTAGaatctaaatttaataaatag
- a CDS encoding oxidoreductase: MNICIVGGGPSGLFLAKYLAPNVNNITIYDKDATYGGLYRNSHDPKMNIFDKIIKTKNIKFIPNYEIKRDNFKDIESKYDKFVVATGGIPNFHKESGLINSLDVIQNKVKKEELGKNICILGMGNVALDICKKLLTKIDQLNPENIDICSRSSCFLSKFGNNEMRDILKLANIKTYNLTNPSNLKEKRRHDLLTKTIYDPLKSQINLRFNTEIRNIKKKNGKFQVEFQNGDFLFYDSVISSWGFKPNPLELETNKPVYRIGWCEKAYGNINDALNKAKELSVNMLKHKTKKDELDEKLKTNQIYKELENFL, from the coding sequence aTGAATATTTGTATTGTCGGCGGCGGTCCTTCTGGCTTATTCCTTGCCAAATATCTCGCACCAAATGTCAATAATATTACAATCTATGATAAAGACGCCACATACGGCGGCTTATATAGAAATTCACATGAcccaaaaatgaatatatttgataaaattatcaagactaaaaatatcaaattcaTACCCAattatgaaataaaaagagaCAATTTCAAAGATATAGAGTCCAAATATGACAAGTTTGTAGTGGCGACAGGCGGCATACCCAATTTTCATAAGGAAAGTGGGCTGATTAATTCTTTAGATGTAATccaaaataaagtaaaaaaagaagaattaGGCAagaatatttgtattttaggAATGGGGAATGTAGCCTTAGACATATGTAAGAAGTTACTAACTAAAATAGATCAATTAAATCCTGAAAATATTGATATTTGTAGTAGAAGTTCGTGTTTCTTATCAAAATTCGGAAATAATGAAATGAGAGACATTTTAAAACTCGCAAATATCAAAACTTACAACTTGACAAATCCGTCAAActtgaaagaaaaaagaaggCACGATTTATTAACAAAGACAATTTACGACCCACTGAAAAGTCAAATAAACTTGAGATTTAATAcagaaataagaaatataaaaaagaagaatgGAAAATTTCAAGTAGAATTCCAAAATGGagactttttattttatgattcTGTGATTTCTAGCTGGGGATTTAAACCAAATCCATTAGAATTAGAGACAAATAAACCAGTTTACAGAATAGGGTGGTGTGAGAAAGCATATGGAAATATAAACGACGCATTAAACAAAGCCAAGGAACTTAGTGTAAACATGTTGAAACACAAAACAAAGAAGGACGAATTAGATGAGAAATTAAAGACAAATCAGatatataaagaattagagaattttttataa